From the Leishmania donovani BPK282A1 complete genome, chromosome 30 genome, one window contains:
- a CDS encoding glycosyltransferase family 28 protein, putative: MWFLAALLLGSAFLASLWHSVVRYVPLAMRSPHRGAMKVGVVLGSGGHTSEMLRAITELPLSYWLDTRPFYVVSATDPHSASLASQLEQQRFERRVVVHTIPRAREVGQSYLTSIITTIRATLACFRLVCAEKPDVLLTNGPGVCVPVIVAAVCVASCAPWWYGRPAIVYMESFTCVSHLSLTGCLLAPWLADVFTVHWRALERAVTRRRRRGTLVHVVSETARVTDGAPHRLRSLAAEQEAYALVTVGSTKFSSLVQAVLQPGVCAALHQRFGIKRLYVQHGTAEVVAPPEATLLPALPTAAGADASHPTQQWSCGGLLVEAFPYRPCLEAVIRGATLVITHAGAGTILEGLQAQRPLVVVPNRQLMSDHQLDLAEALANGGFLFCVQVGELAERLPLLDLTTLRPHGGMDAAQLQEALRLVLTGHSASGERAKAE, encoded by the coding sequence ATGTGGTttctcgctgctcttcttctcggATCTGCGTTCCTGGCGTCTCTGTGGCACAGCGTTGTGCGTTACGTGCCCCTCGCAATGCGGTCGCCGCACCGAGGTGCCATGAAGGTTGGCGTGGTGCTGGGCTCTGGTGGACACACGAGTGAGATGCTGCGCGCCATTACGGAGCTACCGTTGTCTTACTGGTTAGACACGCGTCCGTTCTACGTTGTAAGCGCCACAGATCCGCACTCGGCCAGCTTGGCCTCacagctggagcagcagcgcttcgaGAGGCGCGTCGTCGTGCACACCAttccacgcgcacgcgaggTCGGCCAGAGCTACTTGACGTCGATCATCACCACAATCAGGGCAACCCTCGCGTGCTTTCGGCTTGTTTGCGCTGAGAAGCCGGACGTGCTGCTCACGAATGGCccgggcgtgtgcgtgcctgtaATCGTGGCGGCCGTTTGCGTGGCATCGTGCGCGCCGTGGTGGTACGGGCGCCCTGCCATTGTCTACATGGAGTCCTTCACGTGCGTATCGCACCTCTCCCTGACAGGGTGCCTGCTGGCGCCGTGGCTGGCGGACGTCTTTACGGTGCACTGGCGTGCTCTGGAGAGAGCTGTGactcgacgccgccgccgcggcacgctGGTGCACGTTGTATCGGAGACAGCGCGTGTCACAGACGGCGCACCACATCGCCTCCGGTCTCTTGCTGCGGAGCAGGAGGCCTACGCGCTGGTGACGGTGGGGTCGACAAAGTTCTCCTCGCtggtgcaggcggtgctgcagcccgGCGTTTGCGCCGCCCTGCACCAGCGCTTCGGCATCAAGCGTCTCTACGTGCAGCATGGCACCGCTGAGGTGGTAGCACCTCCAGAGGCGACTCTACTGCCCGCACTGCCGACAGCCGCTGGCGCAGATGCTTCTCATCCGACGCAGCAGTGGAGCTGTGGGGGCCTCCTCGTGGAGGCCTTCCCGTACCGACCTTGCCTGGAGGCCGTGATCCGTGGCGCCACCCTCGTCATCACCCACGCTGGTGCCGGCACCATCTTGGAAGGACTGCAAGCGCAGCGGCccttggtggtggtgccgaaTCGTCAGCTGATGTCTGACCACCAGCTGGATCTCGCTGAGGCTCTTGCCAACGGTGGCTTTCTCTTCTGCGTTCAAGTTGGTGAGCTGGCAGAGAGGCTGCCGTTGCTTGACCTGACAACGCTTCGACCACACGGTGGCATGGATGCCGCGCAGCTTCAGGAGGCGCTTCGGCTGGTGCTGACGGGGCATTCTGCAAGCGGTGAGAGGGCGAAGGCCGAGtag
- a CDS encoding nuclear cap binding protein, putative: MSSDLVDTVPRMEYVDRHELLRSLLTTEEFRERRQEQLNYSATVYVGNLSFYTTEEQVYNHFSPCGHIRDIVMGLNEATRCPCGFCFVVFESQAAAVLAVHGLDGSLLDDRVVSVSWDVGCDGSRRWGRGAHGGQVVDGVRQNLDEGRGGLGALRRDALGVPASTAEDELVAYDWVEAPPKRRGAHTK, translated from the coding sequence ATGTCGAGTGATTTGGTGGACACGGTCCCTCGAATGGAGTATGTGGATCGCCACGAGTTGCTCCGGTCTCTCTTGACGACGGAGGAGTTCcgggagcggcggcaggagcAGCTCAACTACAGCGCCACCGTCTACGTGGGCAACTTGTCCTTCTACACGACTGAAGAGCAGGTGTATAATCACTTCAGTCCTTGTGGACACATCCGCGATATCGTGATGGGCCTCAACGAGGCGACACGCTGTCCATGCGGGTTCTGCTTTGTCGTGTTCGAGTCACAGGCGGCCGCGGTACTGGCGGTGCACGGACTCGACGGGTCACTGCTGGACGACCGCGTCGTGTCCGTGAGCTGGGATGTGGGCTGCGACGGGAGTCGCCGCTGGGGCCGTGGCGCTCACGGCGGCCAAGTGGTAGACGGCGTTCGCCAAAACCTCGACGAGGGCCGCGGTGGCTTGGGTGCCCTGCGGCGCGACGCGCTGGGCGTGCCTGCCTCGACCGCGGAGGACGAGCTGGTCGCCTACGATTGGGTAGAGGCTCCACCGAAGCGCAGAGGTGCCCACACAAAGTAG